The following nucleotide sequence is from Microbacterium imperiale.
CGTCTGGATCGTGAACGCGGATGCCGGTGACCTCACGGCCACGGCCGACGGCACCGGTCCCTACGCGCTGGGCGACTACCGCAAGGGCGACTCGATCACGCTCGACGTCAACGCCGACTACTGGGGCGACGCACCGGCCAACGGCGGCGTGGTCTACCAGTACTACGCCGACCCGACCGCGCTGAACAACGCGCTGACCACGGGCGCCGTCGATCTGGTCACGAGCCAGTCGAACCCCGACAGCATCGCGGAGTTCGAGGCGGCCGGCTTCCAGATCATCGAGGGCACCTCGACGACGAAGGAGCTGCTCGCCTTCAACGACCGCGTCGCCCCCTTCGACGACGTGCGGGTGCGCAAGGCCATCTACTCGGCGATCGACCGCGAGAAGCTGCTCGACGCGATCTGGGACGGACGCGGCGAGCTCATCGGCTCGATGGTGCCGCCGTCCGAGCCCTGGTACATCGACCTGGCGGACAACAACCCGTACGACCCCGCCCTCGCCGAGCAGCTGCTCACCGAGGCCGGCCAGGCGGACGGGTTCACCTTCACCGTAGACACGCCGGATTCGGGCGTGCACTCGACCGTCGCCGAATTCCTGAAGTCGGAGCTGGCGAAGGTCGGCATCACGATGAACATCAACATCATCACCGACGACGAGTGGTACCAGAAGGTCTACACCGAGAAGAACTTCGAGGCGACGCTCCAGGGTCACGTCAACGACCGCGACATCAACTTCTACGGCAACCCCGACTTCTACTGGGGCTACGACAACGCCGATGTGCAGACGTGGCTCGCCGAGTCGGAGGCAGCGGCATCCGTCGAGGAGCAGACGGAGCTGATCAAGAAGGCGAACCAGCAGATCTCGGATGACGCCGCCAGCGTCTGGCTCTACCTCAACCCGCAGCTGCGCATCGCGGCCGAGGGTGTGTCGGGTGTGCCCAAGAATGGACTGAACTCGCTGTTCTACGTCTCCGACATCACGAAGGCCTGATCTCCATCACCCGGTATCTGATTCGACGGACAGGATTGCTGCTGCTGGCGTTCGCGCTGGCGGTGGTGATCCTGTTCGTCGTGCTGCGCGTGCTCGGCAACCCGGTGTTCGCGCTGATCTCGGTCGGGGCGACGGATGCCGAGATCGCGGCCGCCGCCGCACGGCTCGGCGTCGACCGCCCGATCCCCGAACAGTTCCTGGCCTACCTCGGACAGCTCGCGAGCTTCGACCTGGGACGCTCATTCACCAACAATCTGCCCGTCGGCGACGAGATCCTGCGGCGCCTGAACCTCAGCCTGCCGCTGACGCTCATCGCGTTCACGCTGTCGGTGCTGATCGCGGTGCCGGTGGGGTTCATCGCGGCCTGGAAGGCGCGCACCTGGTACGGGACCGCGTTCTCGGCCGTGTCACAGCTCGGCGGAGCGATCCCGGTGTTCTGGGTCGGCATCCTGCTGGTCGCGGTCTTCGCGCTGAACTGGCGGCTGCTGCCTGCCGGCGGCTTCCCGCGGCGCGACTGGGAGGATCCCGGCGCCGCGCTGGTGTCGCTCACGCTCCCAGTGCTGACGATCGCCCTCGTGGCGGGCAGCGATCTGGCTCGGTACGTCCGCAGCGCCACGCTCGACGTGCTCGGCCAGCAGTACCTCCGAGCGGCGCGTGCCACCGGGCAGAGCTTCGCAACGGCGATCTGGCGCCATGGCGTGCGCAACGCCGTCGTCCCGCTCATCTCGATCCTCGCGATCCAGCTGTCCACCACCTTCGTGGGCGCGGTCATCATCGAGCGCGTCTTCGCTCTGCCGGGACTCGGCGACATGCTGCTGGTCGGCATCAAGGAGCAGGACTTCCCCAGCGTCCAGGGGGTGCTGCTCTTCTCGACCGCCCTCGTGCTTCTGCTCGGTTTCGCGGCCGACATCCTGCAGCGCATCATCGACCCGCGGCTGCGCGACACGATCTCGGGCAACCGCCGAGCGAGGGCGGCAGCATGACGGCGACGACCCTTCCCGATACGGGCACCGTCCCGGCGACGAGGCCCACGCGGCCCCGCCGCCGACGCTCGGTGAACCTCGCGGTCGGCGGCATCCTGTTCGGCGCCATCGCGGTGATCGGCCTGATCTCGCTGCTGTGGACCCCGTTCACCTTCGACGACACCAGCGGCGGCCGGCTGCAACCGCCGTCCGCCGAGCACTGGGCCGGAACCGACCGTCTCGGCCGCGACCTGTTCACGCAGCTCATGATCGGAGCGCGGCTGGCGCTCACCGTCGGTTTCGGTTCGGTGCTGATCGCGGCGATCGTCGGCATCGGGCTGGGGCTTCTCGCTGCGGTCGCACGCCGATGGGTCGACGACGCCCTGACCAGCCTGCTCGACATCGCCATCGCCTTCCCGACCCTGCTGCTGGCGATGCTGATCGTCGCCTGGCGCGGGGCGTCGGTCGAATCGGCGATCCTCGCGATCGGCCTCGCCGGCTCGGCGGTGATCGCCCGGCTCACCCGCATCGCCGCGACGCGCGTCCTCGCGATGGACTACGTCACCGCTGCGCGGACGTCGGGCACGGGCAGGCTCGGCATCGTGTTCCGACACGTGCTGCGCAACGTCTGGCCGACCCTCATCGTGCCGCTCGCGCTGCAGTTCGGCGGAGCGGTCGGAGCGGAGGCGTCGCTGTCGTACCTCGGGCTCGGCTCCCCGCCCCCGAACGCATCGTGGGGTCGGATGCTGGAGGAGGCGCAGAGCACGGTGCTCGTCGCACCGACCGCGGCGATTCTTCCCGGCGTCCTGCTGGTCGCCTTCATCATCGGCGCGAATCTGCTGGCCGACGGCCTGCGTGATATCGCCGATCCGACCACGAGGAGCATCGGATGACCGCCGCGCTGACCGCGTCCGGTCTCGGCGTGCGGACCGGTGACGATCGCACGCTCGTGCACGGCGTCGACGTGACGCTCGAACCCGGCGAACGCCTGGGCATCATCGGGGAGTCGGGCTCGGGGAAGTCGCTGACCGCCCTCGCGATGCTCGGCCTGCTCGCGTACCCGCTGACGCCGTTCGGATCGGCGAGGATCGCGACCCCCGAGGGCGAGGTGGAGGTCGTCGGGACCCCGTCGCGCCGCCTCGATCGGGTGCGCGGCCGGACGATCTCGGCCGTCTTCCAAGAGCCGCTGGCCTCGCTCGATCCGCTCATGCGCGTGGGCAAGCAGCTGGCCTGGCCGCTCGCCAAGCACCGGGGGCTGGCCGGGGACGCGCTCCGGCGCGGCGTGCTCGACGCCCTCGCAGACGTGCAGTTGCCCGACCCGGAGCGCATCGCGCGGTCGTTCATCCACGAGATCTCCGGCGGCCAGCGGCAGCGCGTCGCGATCGCGCTCGCCCTGGCGGCGGGACCGAGCATCCTCATCGCCGATGAGCCGACCACCGCGCTCGACGTCACCGTGCAGGCCGGCATCCTCGATCTCCTCCAGCGTGAGGTGACCGAGCGGGGGATGACGCTGCTGTTCATCAGCCACGACCTGCCGGTGGTCTCGCGGATCGCCGACCGCGTCCTCGTCATGCGTGACGGGCGTCAGGTCGAGCTCGGCGACACGGCGCAGCTGCTTCGATCGCCCCAGCACGAGTACACGGCGCAGCTGGTGGGCGCCTCGCGCGCGCTCGACGACTTCCTGCCCGCGAAGGGAACCCGATGACGGCCGACGGTCACGCGACGCTCGAGCTCGAGCACGTCGACTTCGCCTACGCGCGCGGCGCGGACGTGCTCCACGACGTCTCGCTCTCGCTCGCGCCCGGCGAGACGGTCGGCCTCGTGGGGGAGTCGGGTGCGGGGAAGACGTCGGTACTCCGCCTGCTGCTGGGCCTGGCGGCACCGACATCGGGTCGCGCGCTCTTCGACGGGGCACCGCTGCGAGCAGGCGACCGCACGCAGATGCGCTCGCTGCGCCGGGCCGTGCAGCCGGTCTACCAGGATCCGTTCTCGTCGCTCGACCCGCGGATGACGGTGGGACAGTCGATCGCCGAACCGCTGCGGTCCCTCGGCATCA
It contains:
- a CDS encoding ABC transporter substrate-binding protein, with protein sequence MTSRGFSRLLVASAAASAGLLVLAGCSGSADPAGSGAASDPDAEIVIGSQNEPTNLDQIFGGSSGVTEVFTGNVYEGLFRITDDAQVEPLLASDTTVSADGLVYTFTLEDATFHSGEELTADDVKYSLERFIGDESIAARKRQLSVIDTVTAVDDKTVEVTLSQPSISFTYNLGYVWIVNADAGDLTATADGTGPYALGDYRKGDSITLDVNADYWGDAPANGGVVYQYYADPTALNNALTTGAVDLVTSQSNPDSIAEFEAAGFQIIEGTSTTKELLAFNDRVAPFDDVRVRKAIYSAIDREKLLDAIWDGRGELIGSMVPPSEPWYIDLADNNPYDPALAEQLLTEAGQADGFTFTVDTPDSGVHSTVAEFLKSELAKVGITMNINIITDDEWYQKVYTEKNFEATLQGHVNDRDINFYGNPDFYWGYDNADVQTWLAESEAAASVEEQTELIKKANQQISDDAASVWLYLNPQLRIAAEGVSGVPKNGLNSLFYVSDITKA
- a CDS encoding ABC transporter permease — its product is MTATTLPDTGTVPATRPTRPRRRRSVNLAVGGILFGAIAVIGLISLLWTPFTFDDTSGGRLQPPSAEHWAGTDRLGRDLFTQLMIGARLALTVGFGSVLIAAIVGIGLGLLAAVARRWVDDALTSLLDIAIAFPTLLLAMLIVAWRGASVESAILAIGLAGSAVIARLTRIAATRVLAMDYVTAARTSGTGRLGIVFRHVLRNVWPTLIVPLALQFGGAVGAEASLSYLGLGSPPPNASWGRMLEEAQSTVLVAPTAAILPGVLLVAFIIGANLLADGLRDIADPTTRSIG
- a CDS encoding ABC transporter permease, producing MLLLAFALAVVILFVVLRVLGNPVFALISVGATDAEIAAAAARLGVDRPIPEQFLAYLGQLASFDLGRSFTNNLPVGDEILRRLNLSLPLTLIAFTLSVLIAVPVGFIAAWKARTWYGTAFSAVSQLGGAIPVFWVGILLVAVFALNWRLLPAGGFPRRDWEDPGAALVSLTLPVLTIALVAGSDLARYVRSATLDVLGQQYLRAARATGQSFATAIWRHGVRNAVVPLISILAIQLSTTFVGAVIIERVFALPGLGDMLLVGIKEQDFPSVQGVLLFSTALVLLLGFAADILQRIIDPRLRDTISGNRRARAAA
- a CDS encoding ATP-binding cassette domain-containing protein, which produces MTAALTASGLGVRTGDDRTLVHGVDVTLEPGERLGIIGESGSGKSLTALAMLGLLAYPLTPFGSARIATPEGEVEVVGTPSRRLDRVRGRTISAVFQEPLASLDPLMRVGKQLAWPLAKHRGLAGDALRRGVLDALADVQLPDPERIARSFIHEISGGQRQRVAIALALAAGPSILIADEPTTALDVTVQAGILDLLQREVTERGMTLLFISHDLPVVSRIADRVLVMRDGRQVELGDTAQLLRSPQHEYTAQLVGASRALDDFLPAKGTR